A single window of Channa argus isolate prfri chromosome 2, Channa argus male v1.0, whole genome shotgun sequence DNA harbors:
- the LOC137107626 gene encoding nuclear receptor ROR-alpha A-like isoform X2, producing the protein MESSPQDSASDAGMSGSEPATPLTQAPASVETVRGGEHLTPARRPSDSGSSKAQIEIIPCKICGDKSSGIHYGVITCEGCKGFFRRSQQSNATYSCPRQKNCLIDRTSRNRCQHCRLQKCLTVGMSRDAVKFGRMSKKQRDSLYAEVQKHRLQQQQQQGSLLLSHSSLGSPSPDNVEQLNGSPHYGLSSTSITKLPDELGGYMEQNSPEGGSVSPKADSGGEGGGFYLDVQPSPDQSGLDINGIKPEPLFDYNSSNGFFPYCSFSNGETSPTVSMAELDHLAHIISKSHLETCQHLREELQQMNWQNLLQDEVESYQSKPREVMWQLCAVKITEAIQYVVEFAKRIDGFMDLCQNDQIVLLKAGSLEVVFIRMCRVFDSQNNTVYFDGKFAGPDAFKALGCDDLITSVFDFAKSMCLLHLTEEELALFSAFVLFSADRSWLQEKLQVEKMQQRTHLALQHILQKNQREDGVLNKLRCKVSALRSLCNRHTEKLSAFRAIYPDVIRTHFPPLYKELFGADLELTLQADN; encoded by the exons CTCAGATTGAAATCATTCCTTGTAAGATCTGTGGAGATAAATCATCAGGGATCCACTACGGGGTGATCACCTGTGAGGGTTGCAAG gGTTTTTTCAGGCGGAGTCAGCAGAGTAACGCCACCTACTCGTGTCCTCGCCAGAAAAACTGCCTGATCGACCGAACGAGCAGAAACCGCTGCCAGCACTGTCGTCTGCAGAAATGTCTGACTGTGGGCATGTCCCGAGAcg CTGTAAAGTTTGGTCGCATGTCCAAGAAGCAGCGAGACAGTTTGTACGCCGAGGTCCAGAAACACcgtctccagcagcagcagcagcaaggtTCCCTCCTCCTGTCCCACTCCAGCCTCGGCAGCCCAAGCCCAGACAATGTGGAGCAGCTGAACGGGTCCCCCCATTATGGTCTCTCCTCCACCAGCATCACAAAGCTGCCAGACGAGCTGGGAGGCTACATGGAGCAAAACTCGCCCGAAGGAGGCTCAGTGTCACCCAAG GCAGACtctggaggagaaggaggggggtTCTACCTGGATGTCCAGCCATCTCCGGACCAATCCGGGCTCGATATTAACGGCATCAAACCGGAGCCGCTGTTCGACTACAACTCCAGCAATGGCTTCTTCCCGTACTGCTCCTTCAGCAATGGAGAGACATCGCCCACTGTGTCCATGGCTGAACTCG ACCACCTGGCCCACATCATCTCCAAGTCCCACCTGGAGACATGTCAGCACctgagagaggagctgcagcagatgAACTGGCAGAACCTCCTGCAGGACGAGGTGGAGAGCTACCAGAGCAAG CCGCGGGAAGTGATGTGGCAGCTCTGTGCCGTGAAGATCACGGAGGCCATCCAGTACGTGGTGGAGTTCGCCAAACGCATAGACGGCTTCATGGATCTCTGTCAGAACGACCAGATCGTGTTGTTGAAAGCGG GCTCTTTGGAGGTCGTATTTATCCGAATGTGTCGGGTGTTTGACTCTCAGAACAACACCGTCTACTTCGATGGGAAATTTGCGGGTCCTGACGCCTTCAAAGCATTAG gttgtGATGACTTGATCACTTCAGTCTTCGACTTTGCTAAGAGCATGTGTTTACTGCACCTGACGGAGGAGGAGCTCGCTCTGTTCTCGGCGTTTGTTCTCttctctgcag accgATCGTGGCTGCAGGAGAAGCTACAGGTGGAGAAGATGCAGCAGAGGACTCACTTGGCTCTGCAACACATCCTACAGAAAAACCAGAGAGAAGATGGAGTACTGAACAAG CTTAGATGTAAAGTATCAGCGTTGCGTTCCCTCTGCAATCGACACACAGAGAAGCTGTCGGCGTTCAGAGCCATTTACCCCGACGTCATTCGGACACACTTCCCTCCTCTTTATAAGGAGCTGTTTGGTGCTGACCTCGAACTGACTCTGCAAGCCGATAACTAG
- the LOC137107626 gene encoding nuclear receptor ROR-alpha A-like isoform X3, which translates to MYFVISAMKAQIEIIPCKICGDKSSGIHYGVITCEGCKGFFRRSQQSNATYSCPRQKNCLIDRTSRNRCQHCRLQKCLTVGMSRDAVKFGRMSKKQRDSLYAEVQKHRLQQQQQQGSLLLSHSSLGSPSPDNVEQLNGSPHYGLSSTSITKLPDELGGYMEQNSPEGGSVSPKADSGGEGGGFYLDVQPSPDQSGLDINGIKPEPLFDYNSSNGFFPYCSFSNGETSPTVSMAELDHLAHIISKSHLETCQHLREELQQMNWQNLLQDEVESYQSKPREVMWQLCAVKITEAIQYVVEFAKRIDGFMDLCQNDQIVLLKAGSLEVVFIRMCRVFDSQNNTVYFDGKFAGPDAFKALGCDDLITSVFDFAKSMCLLHLTEEELALFSAFVLFSADRSWLQEKLQVEKMQQRTHLALQHILQKNQREDGVLNKLRCKVSALRSLCNRHTEKLSAFRAIYPDVIRTHFPPLYKELFGADLELTLQADN; encoded by the exons CTCAGATTGAAATCATTCCTTGTAAGATCTGTGGAGATAAATCATCAGGGATCCACTACGGGGTGATCACCTGTGAGGGTTGCAAG gGTTTTTTCAGGCGGAGTCAGCAGAGTAACGCCACCTACTCGTGTCCTCGCCAGAAAAACTGCCTGATCGACCGAACGAGCAGAAACCGCTGCCAGCACTGTCGTCTGCAGAAATGTCTGACTGTGGGCATGTCCCGAGAcg CTGTAAAGTTTGGTCGCATGTCCAAGAAGCAGCGAGACAGTTTGTACGCCGAGGTCCAGAAACACcgtctccagcagcagcagcagcaaggtTCCCTCCTCCTGTCCCACTCCAGCCTCGGCAGCCCAAGCCCAGACAATGTGGAGCAGCTGAACGGGTCCCCCCATTATGGTCTCTCCTCCACCAGCATCACAAAGCTGCCAGACGAGCTGGGAGGCTACATGGAGCAAAACTCGCCCGAAGGAGGCTCAGTGTCACCCAAG GCAGACtctggaggagaaggaggggggtTCTACCTGGATGTCCAGCCATCTCCGGACCAATCCGGGCTCGATATTAACGGCATCAAACCGGAGCCGCTGTTCGACTACAACTCCAGCAATGGCTTCTTCCCGTACTGCTCCTTCAGCAATGGAGAGACATCGCCCACTGTGTCCATGGCTGAACTCG ACCACCTGGCCCACATCATCTCCAAGTCCCACCTGGAGACATGTCAGCACctgagagaggagctgcagcagatgAACTGGCAGAACCTCCTGCAGGACGAGGTGGAGAGCTACCAGAGCAAG CCGCGGGAAGTGATGTGGCAGCTCTGTGCCGTGAAGATCACGGAGGCCATCCAGTACGTGGTGGAGTTCGCCAAACGCATAGACGGCTTCATGGATCTCTGTCAGAACGACCAGATCGTGTTGTTGAAAGCGG GCTCTTTGGAGGTCGTATTTATCCGAATGTGTCGGGTGTTTGACTCTCAGAACAACACCGTCTACTTCGATGGGAAATTTGCGGGTCCTGACGCCTTCAAAGCATTAG gttgtGATGACTTGATCACTTCAGTCTTCGACTTTGCTAAGAGCATGTGTTTACTGCACCTGACGGAGGAGGAGCTCGCTCTGTTCTCGGCGTTTGTTCTCttctctgcag accgATCGTGGCTGCAGGAGAAGCTACAGGTGGAGAAGATGCAGCAGAGGACTCACTTGGCTCTGCAACACATCCTACAGAAAAACCAGAGAGAAGATGGAGTACTGAACAAG CTTAGATGTAAAGTATCAGCGTTGCGTTCCCTCTGCAATCGACACACAGAGAAGCTGTCGGCGTTCAGAGCCATTTACCCCGACGTCATTCGGACACACTTCCCTCCTCTTTATAAGGAGCTGTTTGGTGCTGACCTCGAACTGACTCTGCAAGCCGATAACTAG